Proteins found in one Scomber scombrus chromosome 15, fScoSco1.1, whole genome shotgun sequence genomic segment:
- the LOC133995622 gene encoding alpha-synuclein-like, with protein sequence MDALMKGFSKAKDGVVAAAEKTKQGVTGAAEMTKDGVMFVGTKTKDGVTTVAGKTVSGVSQVGGAMVTGVTAVAHKTVEGAGNIAAATGLVKKDPAKPSDDPSAVQNMAESPVDTDTADVTEEDTDD encoded by the exons ATGGACGCCTTAATGAAGGGCTTCTCGAAAGCCAAGGATGGGGTCGTGGCAGCGGCGGAGAAAACCAAGCAGGGAGTGACTGGAGCAGCTGAGATGACGAAAGATGGGGTTATGTTTGTCG GCACCAAAACAAAGGATGGAGTCACAACAG TTGCAGGTAAAACTGTGTCTGGAGTGTCTCAGGTGGGTGGAGCCATGGTTACCGGGGTTACCGCTGTGGCCCACAAAACCGTGGAGGGCGCAGGTAATATTGCTGCTGCCACTGGATTGGTCAAGAAGGATCCAGCCAAACCA agTGACGACCCCTCAGCAGTACAGAACATGGCCGAGTCGCCGGTTGATACAGACACTGCTGATGTCACAGAG